From one Balaenoptera acutorostrata chromosome 6, mBalAcu1.1, whole genome shotgun sequence genomic stretch:
- the SEC61B gene encoding protein transport protein Sec61 subunit beta translates to MRTDHAPRRVRRHIIGQPRRPWSQRGPCQQVWGRDLSQSLRPPGSTASQPSTSASCHLPVVSMPGPTPSGTNVGSSGRSPSKAVAARAAGSTVRQRKNASCGTRSAGRTTSAGTGGMWRFYTEDSPGLKVGPVPVLVMSLLFIASVFMLHIWGKYTRS, encoded by the exons ATGAGGACCGACCACGCCCCGCGGCGTGTGCGTAG GCATATCATAGGACAGCCCAGACGTCCTTGGAGTCAGCGAGGACCCTGCCAGCAGGTCTGGGGGCGGGACCTGAGTCAGTCCCTCCGGCCGCCGGGCTCCACCGCTTCCCAGCCGTCCACTTCAGCTTCCTGCCACCTTCCTGTCGTCAGCATG CCTGGTCCGACCCCCAGTGGCACTAACGTGGGCTCCTCAGGGCGCTCTCCCAGCAAAGCAGTGGCCGCCCGGGCGGCGGGATCCACAGTCCGGCAGAG GAAAAATGCCAGCTGCGGAACGAGGAGCGCAGGCCGCACGACTTCAGCAGGCACTGGGGGGATGTGGCGATTCTACACAGAAGATTCACCAGGGCTCAAAGT TGGCCCTGTTCCAGTATTGGTTATGAGTCTTCTGTTCATCGCTTCTGTATTTATGTTGCACATTTGGGGCAAGTACACTCGTTCATAG